In Capsicum annuum cultivar UCD-10X-F1 chromosome 7, UCD10Xv1.1, whole genome shotgun sequence, one genomic interval encodes:
- the LOC124885796 gene encoding uncharacterized protein LOC124885796, with the protein MDEKPDGRSCYYDIKRILQVGEYLESATGKQKRTLRRMDNHFFLNKEILYRRTPNLGFLQCVDASEATRLLKKIHTGTYGPYINGFMLAKKILSDRYFWMAMERDSIRYMQKCHQCQVHKDFIWVPPYELNVMGSPYPFVSWVMDVIGPIETPASNGHHFILVAIDYFTKVNRNKNGANLNSDLMRDICERFKTAHRNSLAYRPQMNGAIEAANKNIKQILRKIVDGNRNVMRSYHMLYLDITEVGLDDAEWIRSRIKQLMLIDEKRLETGPYIVHQVLLGGVVILAEMDGRVSTKPINSDDSKKYYI; encoded by the exons ATGGATGAAAAACCAGATGGAAGGTCGTGCTACTACGACATCAAGAGGATACTCCAAGTAGGAGAATATCTAGAAAGTGCTACAGGAAAGCAGAAGAGGACTTTAAGAAGGATGGATAATCACTTCTTTCTCAACAAGGAAATCCTGTATAGGAGGACTCCAAACTTGGGATTTTTGCAATGCGTCGATGCCTCGGAAGCCACAAGATTGTTGAAAAAGATACACACAGGAACTTATGGACCTTACATAAATGGTTTTATGCTTGCAAAGAAGATTTTGAGCGATAGATACTTTTGGATGGCCATGGAAAGGGATAGCATCCGTTACATGCAAAAATGTCACCAATGTCAAGTCCATAAGGATTTTATATGGGTTCCGCCATATGAGCTCAATGTGATGGGTTCCCCTTATCCATTTGTTTCTTGGGTAATGGATGTTATTGGGCCCATAGAGACTCCTGCGTCAAATGGACATCATTTTATTTTGGTAGCTATCGATTATTTCACAAA AGTCAATCGTAATAAAAATGGAGCCAATCTTAATAGTGACTTGATGAGAGATATTTGTGAAAGGTTTAAGACCGCTCATCGAAATTCCTTGGCATATCGACCACAGATGAACGGAGCAATTGAAGCTGCAAACAAGAACATCAAGCAAATCTTGAGGAAGATAGTGGACGGTAATAGGAATGTCATGAGAAGCTACCATATGCTTTACTTGGATATCACA GAGGTTGGTTTAGATGACGCTGAATGGATTCGTAGCAGGATCAAACAATTGATGCTTATTGATGAGAAGAGATTGGAAACA GGTCCTTATATAGTTCACCAAGTACTCTTAGGAGGAGTAGTGATACTTGCAGAGATGGATGGTAGAGTAAGCACGAAGCCAATCAATTCAGACGACAGCAAGAAGTACTACATTTGA